One genomic window of Caenorhabditis elegans chromosome I includes the following:
- the T28B8.4 gene encoding Proteasome activator complex subunit 4 (Confirmed by transcript evidence): protein MVKVRDNPEPVSVNAGDNLKKLMAKDYVRPSKQSIFLPYFEELESEVDTNFDDIVNGMMAGFLTENTIEIEQYREMFQTHIRQFGLRMSREKFLNLVRLFYEVLIKEHQHHDMIRSACGAFVEMMNLVKPGTFGWRDLTLNWCPLYQLYNQVVHNKIKPDIALYCNQSINYFAMFYDPSEHQAIWEKLIQEISIGNQAQTEMFIGFCWMFLSTCGMTEEDIKKYAVNTWIKELWEMYLKAEMNTSWTAYCLDYILEMSMSAPGAFDLSPYYDVLYTKMIRGLNLTVREGKLEVGDGQENGSSAHLAALCAYTIGGPNSSLAHFQRLMRYISFNVHPLNFGDHTNQISCFLVYFMSSIKERLNTERLSWKKRNCSKEYYLKDSDIDEITESVTDLAIMLMFNDQNDYKLIKLLTTVNREYVAPKLLNHLYSSLTAVSEPHRLTTLIEAFTFFVYEIIRTPDAEYRTPRNIVYDSKWLIYMEEERKSWPTFHLGSEVPMVKTHKFTSLRAHAFYILEIFVNQINVNDVDRTKFVLKTLEILFSSFPLMDFSAAIKFHEEKMSNDDRLICLLSKRVPSLVEHTLEKLLEVITCLSVEAPNTSDSTGGVSLSLEYQKHGDDEMALTGGISSLVRVVFDRVDDKMRKRLFDRLLVYISTSEFTSYLATETLSMLISSAVWTCGKEFRRYAEFILKKLKLLLTEEVRTSKTPPSSVLFYFALSKSCFAATKTMILDNESFFFEIIEMSLNCANKTIYKCGTVGVATLLYGLLNITTDFPTKTEEDVFMKPFSEWNPIEFWAKCSHYKDTVVHWAIPAKVEIECVERIANKFLFPYIQKLMTEEQDRDTLRRITDHLDYIINNLPTLKHPTNVQWITDPYTPHCLPKASSSLGTSCVLEYELKSTNGENICEMVVSMVEHVIIQTKDPSALITLCSIANNCLGIVEKPTGDILSLLDPIMALLVDSTYSKIVRASQHCMDQIAFSKHIQIQSYHRCETRGANDFDARIMKCLLDLSLNDYLKVQKKASGYLKSNFSNVVQCRHLLIPRVVEVLTELAPNNKDRLAGAMDLTLKLYWFTSSNPNIRLVIWDAVLRIQVMDSVEICDLFESIRNEMKDVSTNPIYRLATRETHDERNKNIAEVARLLIKPSTHWTLFLTKEALKKQTDTWSDFEESSHSLRTKLVNNIFKNHIRNAKHHHTREKLARTMVYAAQREACDTQTIRLLLEQLVDEDYSSRKEARGTLAHWLKENKPKSVREDVKPPNRVDHGVKLESGIREDNLWLVYDSENLPNTEQKWNEMVFVEKEKGACRWPESISVVRKRSHGEPLESKNLSESDKMIIEFFSQSKFLSKLFNCRLIEKEDHETPNDQFCRILKYVIRNYPDTKIPLKLMTEHLKLLMKSKKKNEQLLAAEMFIGIVLGIKHRPFFELNEFWNDLNPRLDQFFNNLTAESGDAWGSAMFSVLKPTYDLRKVWWLIEAMINGARKATTANEFQLAFRIATIPFKRWRYGEITKRVNDIAWVKLQLALTDSLRYAISNVFYSSSKVCETSSNATLINVPSRFIPDSLDTTIQKMLDKIPKLKLVKDQMMIRSSLSDSALCSPAEKKRCRRSSDSEDSKSMTYFRALLETITQHYGSSTKSWSPILVKLLPKLMEYANEDDYDLSEETYRDVDITQNSALIIHDYMSVSWIGNEVLDEIVETLKKTFTFHSGSWRVRLAVIKFVQASVYSNIFPMSQKPRRDNIEKLLFCAIFDGEISVRKEAAKCLLLFIHCSYIQLSDKKIDELANILHSKTEPEVIAHGAAFALGAFVLAFPFSLPSEILKPLRILSSTSSNKAAVKQTMTETVREFRRQHRDDWEDTKKVLGDTLVFDIENATAPAYYS from the exons ATGGTAAAG GTTAGAGACAATCCAGAGCCGGTCTCTGTGAATGCTGgagataatttgaaaaaattgatggcgAAAGATTATGTGAGACCATCGAAGCAGTCAATTTTCTTGCCATATTTTGAAGA acttGAATCAGAAGTTGACACAAACTTCGATGACATTGTCAATGGCATGATGGCTGGATTTTTGACTGAGAATAcgattgaaattgaacaaTACAGAGAAATGTTCCAAACTCACATTCGACAGTTTGGACTTCGAATGTCTagagaaaaatttctgaatctCGTTCGATTATTTTACGAAGTATTGATTAAAGAACATCAACATCACGATATGATTAGAAGTGCTTGTGGTGCATTTGTTGAAATGATGAATCTTGTGAAACCAGGAACGTTTGGATGGAGGGACCTTACATTGAATTGGTGTCCACTTTATCAACTTTACAATCAAGTAGTTCATAATAAGATTAAGCCGGATATAGCTCTTTATTGTAATCAATCAATCAATTATTTTGCCATGTTCTATGATCCATCAGAACATCAAGCAATATGGGAAAAGCTTAtacaagaaatttcaattggaaATCAGGCTCAGACCGAAATGTTCATTGGATTCTGTTGGATGTTTCTCTCGACTTGTGGAATGACAGAAGAG GATATCAAAAAGTATGCGGTAAACACGTGGATCAAGGAATTATGGGAAATGTATCTGAAAGCTGAAATGAATACATCATGGACTGCTTACTGTCTTGATTATATTCTTGA AATGAGCATGTCCGCACCGGGAGCATTCGATTTGAGTCCTTACTACGATGTGCTGTACACAAAAATGATTCGTGGTCTCAACTTGACTGTACGAGAAGGAAAATTGGAGGTTGGTGATGGACAAGAGAACGGCTCTTCTGCTCATTTGGCAGCTCTATGTGCATATACGATTGGTGGTCCGAACTC gTCACTCGCTCATTTCCAACGTCTAATGCGATATATTTCATTTAACGTTCATCCACTGAACTTTGGCGATCACACGAATCAAATTAGCTGTTTTCTTGTATACTTCATGTCATCTATTAAAGAACGATTGAATACGGAGCGCTTGAGTTGGAAGAAAAGAAATTGTTCAAAGGAGTATTATTTGAAAGACTCTGATATTGATGAAATCACCGAGTCGGTTACAGATCTTGCCATTATGCTCATGTTTAACGACCAAAAT GATTATAAGCTGATCAAACTTCTAACAACTGTTAATCGCGAATACGTGGCTCCAAAGTTACTCAATCA TCTTTATTCCTCCCTCACCGCAGTTAGTGAACCTCATCGATTGACAACTCTTATTGAagcattcactttttttgtttatgaGATTATTCGTACACCAGATGCAGAGTACCGTACTCCACGTAATATAGTCTATGACTCAAAATGGTTGATTTATATGGAAGAAGAGCGAAAATCATGGCCAACTTTTCATCTTGGTAGCGAAGTTCCGATGGTTAAAACCCATAAATTCACAAGTCTCCGTGCTCATGCATTTTacattttggagatttttgtgAATCAGATCAATGTAAATGATGTGGATCGAACAAAATTTGTGCTCAAGACTTTGGAAATCTTGTTCTCATCTTTTCCATTAATGGATTTCTCAGCAGCTATTAAATTTCATGAAGAAAAAATGTCGAATGACGATCGATTGATATGCCTTCTATCAAAACGTGTACCATCTCTTGTTGAGCATACTCTTGAGAAGCTTCTCGAAGTGATCACTTGCTTGTCAGTCGAAGCACCCAACACTTCCGATTCAACTGGCGGAGTTAGTTTATCATTGGAATATCAGAAGCATGGCGATGATGAGATGGCTTTGACAGGTGGAATCAGCAGTTTGGTTCGAGTTGTCTTTGATCGAGTTGATGATAAGATGAGAAAG CGTCTATTCGACCGACTTTTGGTTTATATTTCTACATCTGAATTCACAAGCTATCTGGCAACAGAGACTCTATCAATGTTGATAAGCAGTGCCGTTTGGACATGTGGAAAAGAATTCCGACGCTATGCTGaattcattctgaaaaagttgaaacttctTCTAACAG AAGAAGTGCGCACATCGAAAACTCCACCTTCGTCcgtattgttttattttgcacTCTCCAAGTCATGCTTTGCAGCGACTAAAACTATGATTCTGGACAatgaatcatttttctttgagatTATTGAAATGTCCCTCAATTGTGCGAATAAGACAATTTATAAG tGTGGAACTGTCGGAGTGGCAACTCTTTTGTATGGATTATTGAATATCACAACAGATTTTCCAACTAAAACCGAAGAGGATGTGTTTATGAAACCATTTTCCGAGTGGAATCCAATTGAGTTTTGGGCGAAATGTTCTCATTACAAGGATACGGTTGTGCATTGGGCAATACCTGCAAAAGTTGAGATCGAATGTGTTGAACGAATTGCCAACAAGTTTTTGTTCCCGTACATTCAGAAGCTGATGACTGAAGAACAAGATAG AGACACATTGCGTCGTATCACTGATCATCTGGACTACATCATAAATAACTTGCCAACTCTAAAACATCCAACAAATGTTCAATGGATAACGGATCCATATACACCACATTGTCTCCCAAAAGCGTCGTCATCTCTTGGAACATCATGTGTTCTTGAATATGAGCTTAAAA GTACAAATGGAGAGAATATTTGTGAAATGGTTGTTTCAATGGTTGAGCATGTTATCATTCAAACCAAAGATCCTAGTGCCCTTATAACTCTCTGCTCGATTGCAAATAACTGTCTGggaattgttgaaaaaccAACTGGTGACATTTTATCATTGCTGGATCCAATCATGGCTCTTCTCGTTGATTCTACCTATTCGAAAATTGTGAGAGCATCTCAGCATTGCATGGATCAGATTGCATTTTCGAAGCATATTCAAATCCAATCGTACCATCGTTGTGAGACCCGTGGAGCAAATGATTTTGATGCGCGTATAATGAAATGTCTTCTGGATCTTTCATTGAATGACTATCttaaagttcagaaaaaagcaTCAGGATATTTGAAATCCAACTTTTCAAACGTAGTCCAGTGCCGTCACTTGCTTATTCCAAGAGTGGTAGAAGTGCTCACAGAGCTAGCACCTAATAACAAGGATCGACTGGCTGGAGCAATGGATCTAACTCTGAAGCTCTACTGGTTCACTTCTTCAAATCCCAATATCCGACTGGTTATTTGGGATGCAGTACTTCGTATACAAGTTATGGATAGTGTTGAGATTTGTGATCTATTTGAATCGATTCGAAATGAAATGAAGGATGTTTCCACGAATCCTATTTATCGATTGGCCACCAGGGAAACCCATGACG AGCGAAACAAGAACATAGCGGAAGTTGCACGGCTCTTGATCAAACCATCAACTCATTGGACACTTTTTCTCACGAAAGAAGCACTGAAAAAACAAACTGATACCTGGTCTGACTTTGAAGAATCGTCTCATAGTCTTCGAACTAAACTtgtgaataatattttcaagaatCATATCCGAAATGCTAAGCATCATCATACTCGCGAGAAATTGGCACGAACTATGGTATATGCTGCTCAAAGAGAGGCGTGTGATACTCAAACTATTAGACTTCTACTTGAGCAGTTGGTTGATGAAGACTATAGCTCGAGAAAAGAAGCAAGAGGAACATTGGCCCACTGGCTCAAGGAGAATAAGCCGAAAAGTGTGAGGGAAGATGTGAAGCCACCGAATCGTGTTGATCATGGTGTCAAATTAGAAAGTGGAATTCGAGAGGACAATTTGTGGTTGGTGTATGATTCGGAAAACTTACCAAATACAGAGCAAAAGTGGAATGAAAtggtttttgtggaaaaagagaaaggagCATGTAGATGGCCAGA GTCAATCAGTGTTGTTCGAAAGAGATCCCATGGAGAACCACTTGAGTCAAAAAATCTATCGGAATCTGATAAAATGATAATTGAATTCTTTTCCCAATCTAAATTCCTTTCGAAGCTGTTCAATTGCCGTCTTATCGAAAAAGAAGACCATGAAACACCAAACGATCAATTCTGTCGAATTTTGAAGTATGTGATTCGAAATTATCCGGATACCAAGATTCCATTGAAATTAATGACCGAACACTTGAAATTGTTGATGAAAAGTAAGAAG aaaaatgagcaacTTCTCGCTGCTGAGATGTTCATCGGGATTGTTCTGGGCATCAAGCATCGTCCATTCTTTGAGTTGAATGAGTTTTGGAATGATCTCAATCCAAGATtggatcaatttttcaataatttgacTGCAGAATCTGGAGATGCATGGGGTAGTGCAATGTTTTCGGTTCTTAAACCAACTTACGATCTTCGAAAAGTTTGGTGGCTCATTGAGGCTATGATTAATGGTGCACGCAAGGCAACAACAGCTAATGAATTTCAACTGGCATT CCGCATCGCGACAATCCCGTTTAAACGTTGGCGCTACGGAGAGATCACAAAACGAGTCAACGATATTGCTTGGGTCAAACTGCAATTGGCACTCACGGATTCATTGAGATATGCCATTTCCAA CGTGTTTTATTCATCTAGTAAAGTATGCGAAACAAGTTCAAATGCAACGTTAATAAATGTTCCATCGAGATTCATTCCTGATTCATTGGATACTACTATTCAGAAGATGCTTGATAAG atACCTAAACTCAAGCTTGTGAAGGATCAGATGATGATAAGATCTTCACTGTCTGATTCAGCTCTCTGCTCGCCtgccgaaaaaaaacgttgtagAAGATCAAGTGATTCAGAGGATAGTAAA TCAATGACATATTTCCGTGCCCTTCTTGAAACGATTACTCAACATTATGGTTCTTCAACTAAAAGTTGGTCACCAATTCTTGTTAAGTTACTTCCAAAACTAATGGAATATGCCAATGAAGATGACTATGATCTGTCAGAAGAAACATATCGTGACGTGGATATTACTCAGAACTCTGCCCTGATTATTCATGACTACATGTCAGTTTCATGGATCGGAAATGAGGTTTTGGACGAGATTGTGGAGACATTAAAAAAG ACTTTCACATTCCATTCGGGTTCATGGCGTGTTCGATTAGCTGTTATCAAGTTCGTTCAAGCATCTGTCTACTCAAATATATTTCCAATGAGCCAAAAACCTAGACGAGATAATATCGAAAAGCTATTGTTCtgtgcaatttttgatggaGAG ATATCTGTGCGGAAAGAGGCGGCGAAATGTCTTCTACTATTTATTCATTGCTCATATATTCAACTTTCGGataaaaaaatcgacgaaCTCGCAAATATTCTTCACTCAAAAACGGAACCAGAAGTCATTGCTCATGGTGCAGCATTTGCTCTTGGAGCATTTGTTCTGGCCTTCCCATTTTCCCTACCAAGCGAGATTCTAAAGCCGTTGAGAATTCTAAGTTCAACCAGTTCCAATAAAGCTGCAGTAAAG CAAACAATGACTGAGACAGTTCGAGAGTTTCGTCGT